ACAATACAGCCTTATAAAAGAACTATAGCATCTTATTAGCTTAATATAAGGGGAAAGAGCCAAATGTTGTATGCCCCAAGAATTCCTTGACAACTAATAATGTTTGTCTTCTCTGAATAAAGGAGAGTGCAGTCTTTCTCTGAACTCAGTTTACAAAATTCTACTCACAATTATGTCTAAACCCCAATGTCAAATGCAATAGGAAAGACCAACATGAGTTTCTCAGTGGACTTCACCCTTCTAGGCTTTTTGGAGTGGCCTTGGCTGGAAAAGGTTCTCTTCTGGATAGTGGCAATTTTCTACATCATGATCATCTTTGGCAACCTGACCATCATTGTGCTGTCTCATATAGACCCTCGTCTCTACACACCCATGTACTACTTTCTTAGCAATCTCTCCTTCTTGGAGCTCTGCTTTGCCACCACCACTGTGCCCCAGATGTTGTCAAACTTGTGGGGACCTAAGAAGACCATCACCTACACAGGCTGTGTCATCCAACTCTGTGTGTTTCTCTGTCTTGGTGCCACAGAAGCTGTCTTGCTGGTGGTAATGGCCTTTGACCGCTATGTTGCTGTCTGTCAGCCACCGCGCTATACCATCATAATGAACCCTCCTCTCTGTTGGAAGCTGTCCCTTATGGCCTGGCCCTCTGGCCTGACGGAATCTCTGATCCAATCTCCCATCACACTCCAGCTGTCCTTCTGTGCCCACCACCATGTGGATGACTTTCTCTGTGAGGTGCCTGCCCTCATATGCCTGGCTTGTGGAGACACCTCCTCCAGTGAGTGGCAGATGACCATCTCTGCCATTCTCTTCACCATCCTGCCTGTGGGGTTGATCTTAACATCTTATGGCTACATAGCTCAAGCTGTGGGGAAAATCAAGTCAGAAGAGGGGAGGCAGAAAGCCATTGCCACTTGCTCCTCCCATCTTCTGGTGGTTTTCATGTTTTATGGGGCAGTGGCAATTGTTTACACAGACCCTAAGAACTGCTTTGCTTCCAAACATGGAAAGTTCTTCACCTTCTTCTACACTGTGGTCACACCATTGTTATACCCTCTCATCTATACCCTGAggaacaaagaagtaaaagagtCTCTGCAAAGATTGCTGAAGAAGtggatcagccaatgaaaaagtACATAATCGATTTTTTGggctagaaagaaactcaaaaatcTTGATTTCCACCCATACTCCTTTAAACAGTGCAAGGAGAGAGACTGTCTATGAAACATCACTAAAAAGGGTGGATTTAGTTCATCGATGATAATTGATGACTTATTTTTACCTATGGTTTCACACATCATCTTCTTAAATATATGTGGAAATTAACACAATTTTTGGCACCTATGAAAATATATTTGGCTAAGGAGAAATACTAGTTACAGAATCAACTTTTGAGAAATTATTTCTTAAGCAACATAAGCACCAGGAGCTTAACATTCAAGAAATAGCAAACAAATCATAGCAAtttattattacattttaaaacaacaacaaaaaaataaaactggctATTATAGATTCTTTTACACAAGCTTGAAGGGAGGGAAGTTTGCCTGGTTTCCCTAGGAGCTTTCTAtatattcaagtttttttttttttttcttttttatttgactGTGAGAGTGAGACCTTGAGTACAAAGAAAGAATTCGACTTGCATTTTCAGTGTGTGTGCACTGCATTTCTCCTTTATTTGGAATTTTCAGATGAAGCCACCATAGTGAGCTGCTTCTGATGTATTTGAGTTCAGAGGAGCCATGAACACTTTCTTTCTTGAGACAGAGAGATCTCTATGCTTAACCTACATTTAATTTAATCTCCAAGTAAttataaatatgctataaattTAATTAAATCTACTGTCCCACGTATATAGTAGTTTACCTTATTTTTAGACAAAATAAATATAAGAGAAGTCAAGtgcctcatgggttctctgtgtACTTCCGTTGTTATTATACAGTAGAAATACTATTCTGTCTAAATCAAAGCCAGATTTTTTTCAAATGGAACTCAGATATTAAAGATGCACCAAGCAATTTAGCACAgcaattcaaaaataaaaatttccttaacaaatggtgctggcataactggatatccatctgcaaaaaaaaaaaaaatgaaacaagacccatgcctcacgccatccacaaaaactaactcaaagtggatcaaagacctaaatataaaatctaaaatga
Above is a window of Loxodonta africana isolate mLoxAfr1 chromosome 2, mLoxAfr1.hap2, whole genome shotgun sequence DNA encoding:
- the LOC100676183 gene encoding olfactory receptor 2H1-like is translated as MSNAIGKTNMSFSVDFTLLGFLEWPWLEKVLFWIVAIFYIMIIFGNLTIIVLSHIDPRLYTPMYYFLSNLSFLELCFATTTVPQMLSNLWGPKKTITYTGCVIQLCVFLCLGATEAVLLVVMAFDRYVAVCQPPRYTIIMNPPLCWKLSLMAWPSGLTESLIQSPITLQLSFCAHHHVDDFLCEVPALICLACGDTSSSEWQMTISAILFTILPVGLILTSYGYIAQAVGKIKSEEGRQKAIATCSSHLLVVFMFYGAVAIVYTDPKNCFASKHGKFFTFFYTVVTPLLYPLIYTLRNKEVKESLQRLLKKWISQ